The Pyrenophora tritici-repentis strain M4 chromosome 3, whole genome shotgun sequence genome has a window encoding:
- a CDS encoding TT-ORF1 multi-domain protein — MSSSQRYRGAAKGEPTDTKTSSIPPTSTGAKEKAELKEAVKEQAAATSSGISVLDILRIIAGMLVLSCGLSYLSTSGESLTWGYNAWWTRAREWKSLIQGEISLTDAELALYDGSDPKKPIYLALNGTIYDVSISPSTYGPGGSYHFFAGRDAARAFLTGCFAEDSVPDLRGVEQMYMPVDPEDKVGLKPEEREMEMEKARKRKKLTKGELKNRHAQELKSARKQVAAGLESWHKLFRGDKGKKYRRVGTVKREEGWLEKMPKRGLCESAEKGRPVRKYE, encoded by the exons ATGTCCTCATCACAGCGATACCGCGGCGCCGCGAAAGGCGAACCTACAGACACGAAGACTTCGTCTATACCTCCAACTAGTACGGGCGCCAAAGAGAAAGCGGAGCTCAAGGAAGCAGTCAAGGAGCAAGCAGCCGCAACCTCCAGTGGCATCTCGGTCCTGGATATACTGCGCATCATAGCCGGCATGCTGGTCCTAAGCTGTGGTCTAAGTTACCTCAGCACGAGCGGCGAGAGTCTGACATGGGGCTACAATGCCTGGTGGACACGGGCCCGTGAATGGAAGAGCCTCATC CAAGGCGAAATCTCCCTCACCGACGCGGAACTAGCCCTCTACGACGGCAGCGACCCCAAGAAGCCAATCTACCTCGCCCTTAACGGCACAATCTACGACGTCTCCATCTCGCCCTCGACCTACGGTCCCGGCGGCTCCTACCACTTCTTCGCCGGCCGCGACGCCGCGCGCGCCTTCCTCACCGGCTGCTTCGCCGAGGACTCCGTGCCCGATTTACGCGGCGTAGAGCAAATGTACATGCCGGTTGATCCCGAGGACAAGGTCGGTCTGAAGCCCGAGGAGCGCGAAATGGAAATGGAAAAGGCGCGCAAGCGCAAGAAGTTGACAAAAGGCGAGCTGAAGAATCGGCATGCGCAGGAGTTGAAGAGCGCGAGGAAACAGGTTGCAGCTGGCTTGGAGAGTTGGCATAAGCTTTTTAGGGGAGACAAGGGGAAGAAGTATCGTAGGGTGGGGACGGTGAAGAGGGAGGAGGGCTGGTTGGAGAAGATGCCTAAGAGGGGGTTGTGTGAGAGTGCGGAGAAGGGGAGGCCGGTTCGGAAGTATGAATAG
- a CDS encoding translationally-controlled tumor protein — MIIYKDIITGDEMISDSYDLKEIDGVVYEADCRKITVGGESFDTGANASQEEQEEGADDNVETKIDVVHSFRLNETSFSKKDYLSYLKGYMKAVKKALEEKGADASEIKDFETKAGGYAKKIIANFKDYEFFTGESMNPDGMIVLLNYREDGVTPYVTVWKHGLTEMKV; from the exons ATGATCATTTACAAA GATATTATCACCGGTGACGAGATGATCTCGGACTCGTACGATCTCAAGGAGATCGACGGTGTCGTCTACGAGGCCGACTGCAGAAAGATCACAGTCGGTGGAGAATCATTCG ACACTGGTGCCAACGCTTCCCAGGAGGAGCAAGAGGAGGGTGCCGACGACAACGTCGAGACCAAGATTGACGTCGTTCACTCTTTCCGCTTGAACGAGACCAGCTTTAGCAAGAAGGACTACCTCAGCTACCTCAAGG GCTACATGAAGGCCGTCAAGAAGGCTCTCGAGGAGAAGGGTGCTGATGCATCCGAGATCAAGGACTTTGAGACCAAGGCCGGAGGCTACGCCAAGAAGATCATTGCCAACTTCAAAGACTACGAGTTCTTCACCGGCGAGTCCATGAACCCCGACGGCATGATCGTCCTCCTCAATTACCGCGAGGACGGTGTAACACCCTACGTGACCGTCTGGAAGCACGGCCTCACCGAGATGAAGGTTTAA
- a CDS encoding Gtr1-RagA G domain containing protein, translating into MQDLAHAEQPPVDFPPQYHTGRVPNSKAGDGKPRLLLMGQRRSGKSSISSVVFHKLPPSETLYLETTYRIKKESMHSFMDFQVWDLPGHLDYFDPAFDTDNIFEEIGALIWVIDAQDEYLDAIARLNMTILNLQQSYPNINIEVFVHKVDGLSDDFRGDTFRDIIQRVQDELSDHGYEQAPISFYQTSIYDHSIFEAFSKVIQKLIPQLPTLEALLNNLCGACNIEKAYLFDIMSKIYIATDTSPTDIGSYEICSDYIDVVIDVSEIYGWDRPDEMEDETETGNNDAESLITMEKKNSRYLYLREINKYLALVCIMGQDNPAEKKAIIDYNVGVFQAGLKQVFPKSDREAQVEIRNIHDGGEQ; encoded by the exons ATGCAG GACCTGGCCCACGCCGAACAGCCGCCCGTGGACTTTCCGCCCCAGTACCACACGGGTCGCGTCCCGAACAGCAAGGCAGGAGATGGCAAACCACGACTCTTGCTTATGGGGCAGAGAAG GAGCGGCAAGTCATCGATATCAAGCGTCGTCTTCCACAAACTCCCACCAAGCGAGACACTGTACCTCGAGACTACGTACAGGATCAAGAAGGAATCTATGCA TTCCTTCATGGACTTCCAAGTATGGGACTTGCCAGGCCATCTAGACTACTTCGACCCAGCTTTCGACACTGACAACATCTTTGAAGAGATTGGGGCGCTCATCTGGGTCATTGACGCCCAGGATGAATATCTCGACGCCATCGCCCGATTGAACATGACCATTCTCAATCTGCAACAGTCGTATCCCAACATCAACATTGAAGTCTTTGTGCACAAGGTCGACGGTCTCTCTGACGACTTCCGCGGTGATACCTTCCGCGATATCATCCAACGTGTCCAAGATGAACTCTCAGATCACGGCTACGAGCAAGCGCCCATATCCTTTTACCAAACTTCCATCTACGACCACTCCATCTTCGAAGCTTTTAGCAAAGTGATCCAAAAGCTCATCCCACAGCTACCCACCCTGGAAGCCCTGCTTAACAACCTTTGCGGGGCGTGTAACATCGAAAAGGCTTATCTCTTTGACATCATGAGCAAGATCTACATCGCGACGGATACCAGCCCGACCGATATCGGGAGCTATGAAATTTGCTCCGACTATATTGATGTGGTCATAGACGTTAGCGAGATCTATGGCTGGGATCGGCCCGATGAGATGGAAGACGAAACGGAAACGGGTAACAACGATGCCGAGAGCCTGATAACTatggagaagaagaacagcAGGTATCTCTACCTGCGGGAGATTAACAA ATATCTCGCGCTAGTGTGCATCATGGGCCAGGACAATCCAGCGGAGAAGAAAGCCATTATTGACTACAACGTTGGTGTCTTCCAAGCGGGACTCAAGCAAGTGTTCCCTAAGAGCGACAGAGAAGCACAGGTGGAGATTCGTAATATCCACGACGGAGGCGAGCAATGA
- a CDS encoding RNA-directed RNA polymerase 2, with protein sequence MGSLDDYELIRAESRLGLFEQDIQNDLNEVFSQGSSGQSRSTFGSIDEDGLCEVSLKVEANEAKLASPSATTREPEVPGISDNGGYHKTPLKTGLPPTKPQKDRNYPPNPADSPSKMPYEVRDLSRQNLFVATLSDRFRRFPYHILYICQRIATEASISPEDLLCNMNVSAVRTSQEEFWKCIEKHSRVPHVKLRESSRLWQASKNRYDGYTFKGSLTFNPKSDGPLLSLRLSSVQADNSCRLQRIFGSDRFLYLNSPLFRSARVDSRHDTATMDQIRKQWQAWLLTEHSFLGRKWRVFHIEDLKKGKNTRRKDVMHDKRLVLFATEGWGIEKPCSIGQMLNQFLPFASNADQSVCKAFARIDLGLSRTIPTLCFEPGQIIRVKDKLATLDFEDTRFNDISLHWPPFPDGTVMDDGCSIISVGAALIIWQLYKKATGTTGPLPSIFQGRIAGAKGVWIISAESYTKDPEHLKPWIMINASQWKFNPPEDALLDHEHHRTFELSNYSSSPTPSELHISFIPILVDRKVPLTVIDSLMKDSLEAERTKLLDLLPDPVKMYDWVHRNGTKTQSGNDVPWQAAMPVSLEEKVKLLLESGFSPAKFQPLAQSLQRFIQAKQILQESKLRVPLAKSTFLFGIVDPFEVLEPGQIQVQFSSSFADDTTDEKYLGLRDMEVLVARQPACRRSDIQKVRTVIRPELSHLVDVVVFPSRGRYPLAGKLQGGDYDGDIFWICWEPQLVLPFLNAPAPVQSPDPARYEIKKTTAKVRDVIDTRNPGDVDRLLEMAIEARSKSSMLGMVTVFAEKQAYRENCIHSATLEALYDMHDLLVDAPKQGYFLSQADFDLCKQKLGLKEPKQPAYKCAMEDCANAKNSTKVEECRKRNYSPKLNRVIDYLYFETVRKHNVETMRLVNEFFSKATPLDDTLLYPQKHLNDKNSKAIKKELRSYYEKLDSLYRDWNSGWHKDYDPERCNAHIDDCYRKYQAIQPDYPDDPEIRPLVEQYLGPGICYWDKVKASALYAKFPYKEKSSFVLTMAGGELARLKADSFPLTRALVSGIRTNLKPKPIKAPIQYDEEGEDDDEEEEFESALEEPLLE encoded by the coding sequence atggGTTCATTAGATGACTACGAATTGATTCGTGCTGAATCGCGCTTGGGATTGTTCGAGCAGGACATTCAGAATGACCTTAATGAGGTTTTTTCCCAAGGAAGCAGCGGCCAGAGCAGATCGACCTTTGGCTCCATCGATGAAGATGGTCTTTGTGAGGTGTCGTTGAAAGTTGAGGCCAATGAAGCCAAGCTGGCATCACCATCTGCGACCACCCGAGAGCCAGAGGTACCTGGCATTTCTGACAACGGTGGATATCATAAAACGCCTTTGAAGACGGGGTTACCACCAACTAAGCCGCAGAAAGATCGGAACTACCCACCAAACCCTGCAGATTCACCTTCGAAGATGCCCTACGAAGTACGAGACTTGTCTAGACAAAATCTGTTTGTGGCTACACTCTCGGATAGGTTCAGAAGATTTCCGTATCACATTCTGTACATCTGTCAAAGGATAGCAACAGAAGCGTCCATATCACCAGAAGACTTGCTATGCAATATGAACGTCTCGGCAGTCCGTACTAGTCAAGAAGAGTTTTGGAAGTGTATCGAAAAACACTCACGTGTCCCGCATGTGAAACTACGCGAGTCGAGTCGCCTTTGGCAAGCTTCCAAAAATCGATACGATGGCTACACGTTCAAAGGCAGTCTTACGTTTAACCCTAAGTCCGACGGCCCATTGTTATCTCTGCGGCTATCGTCAGTGCAAGCAGACAATTCCTGCCGGTTGCAGCGAATCTTTGGTTCGGATCGATTCCTTTATCTGAACTCGCCATTGTTCAGATCTGCCAGAGTTGATAGTCGACACGACACGGCGACAATGGATCAGATTCGCAAGCAATGGCAAGCATGGCTGCTCACAGAACACTCTTTCTTGGGACGAAAATGGAGGGTTTTCCATATCGAAGATCTCAAAAAGGGAAAGAACACTCGGCGTAAAGATGTCATGCATGACAAGAGGCTTGTGCTTTTTGCCACGGAAGGCTGGGGTATTGAAAAGCCGTGTTCCATTGGCCAAATGCTCAACCAATTCTTACCATTCGCTTCAAACGCAGACCAGAGCGTTTGCAAGGCATTTGCGCGCATCGATCTTGGCCTTTCTCGGACCATACCTACTTTGTGTTTCGAACCTGGGCAGATCATACGCGTAAAGGATAAACTGGCGACTCTGGATTTTGAAGATACCCGATTCAACGATATCTCATTACATTGGCCACCATTTCCGGATGGTACTGTTATGGATGATGGCTGCTCCATCATTTCGGTGGGTGCTGCGCTGATCATATGGCAGCTATATAAGAAAGCCACGGGGACTACTGGCCCACTCCCGAGTATATTCCAGGGTCGAATCGCGGGTGCCAAGGGGGTGTGGATAATAAGTGCAGAGTCCTACACCAAAGATCCAGAGCATCTAAAACCTTGGATCATGATCAACGCAAGTCAGTGGAAGTTCAACCCACCTGAGGATGCGTTGCTTGACCACGAGCATCACCGTACTTTTGAGCTCTCTAATTACAGCTCTTCTCCTACGCCTTCTGAGCTCCACATATCCTTTATTCCAATCTTGGTCGATCGTAAAGTTCCATTGACGGTTATCGACAGTCTCATGAAGGACAGCCTTGAGGCAGAACGGACCAAACTGTTGGACCTACTGCCAGATCCAGTCAAGATGTACGATTGGGTACACAGGAATGGTACGAAGACACAGTCAGGAAACGATGTACCATGGCAAGCTGCCATGCCAGTGTCACTTGAGGAGAAGGTGAAGTTGCTACTTGAGTCGGGATTTTCTCCTGCAAAGTTTCAACCTCTCGCCCAAAGCCTGCAACGCTTTATACAGGCAAAGCAGATTCTCCAGGAATCTAAGCTGCGCGTTCCTCTTGCCAAATCGACATTCCTCTTTGGAATTGTAGACCCTTTTGAGGTACTAGAGCCAGGACAGATACAAGTGCAGTTCTCGTCGTCTTTTGCCGACGATACAACGGACGAAAAGTACCTCGGCCTTAGGGACATGGAGGTGCTAGTCGCTCGCCAGCCTGCTTGTCGCCGTTCGGATATCCAAAAGGTCAGAACCGTCATTCGTCCAGAGCTGTCGCATCTAGTCGATGTGGTGGTATTCCCATCCAGAGGCCGATATCCCTTGGCTGGCAAACTTCAAGGAGGTGACTATGATGGAGACATATTTTGGATATGCTGGGAACCCCAGCTGGTGCTGCCGTTTCTGAATGCGCCAGCACCAGTACAATCTCCGGACCCTGCACGATACGAGATCAAGAAAACGACAGCAAAAGTGAGGGACGTTATTGATACACGTAATCCGGGTGACGTCGATCGATTGCTAGAAATGGCTATTGAGGCCCGCAGCAAATCCTCGATGCTCGGTATGGTTACTGTCTTTGCTGAAAAGCAAGCATACCGCGAAAATTGCATTCACTCTGCGACGCTTGAAGCACTGTACGATATGCATGATTTGTTAGTCGACGCACCCAAGCAAGGTTATTTCCTTTCGCAGGCAGACTTCGATCTCTGCAAACAAAAGCTTGGATTGAAAGAACCCAAGCAGCCAGCATACAAATGCGCCATGGAAGACTGTGCAAACGCTAAGAACTCGACAAAGGTAGAAGAATGCCGGAAGAGAAATTACAGTCCTAAGCTCAACCGAGTGATAGACTACCTGTACTTTGAGACGGTAAGAAAACACAATGTCGAGACCATGAGGCTAGTCAACGAGTTCTTTTCTAAAGCTACCCCCCTGGACGACACATTGCTGTATCCTCAAAAGCACCTCAACGACAAGAACTCAAAGGCAATCAAGAAGGAATTGCGGTCATACTATGAGAAGTTGGATAGTCTATATCGCGACTGGAACAGCGGTTGGCACAAGGACTATGACCCAGAGCGCTGCAATGCACACATTGACGACTGTTACCGAAAATACCAAGCCATACAGCCCGACTATCCCGATGATCCTGAGATACGACCTCTGGTGGAGCAATATCTCGGGCCGGGTATATGCTATTGGGACAAGGTCAAGGCCTCTGCTCTCTACGCGAAATTTCCTTATAAAGAGAAGTCGAGCTTTGTTCTCACCATGGCTGGGGGCGAGCTTGCGAGGCTGAAGGCGGACAGCTTCCCGCTTACTCGTGCCTTGGTGTCTGGGATCCGCACGAATTTGAAGCCCAAGCCTATCAAAGCGCCTATCCAGTACGATGAGGAGGGggaggatgatgatgaagaagaagagttCGAGTCCGCGCTTGAGGAGCCGCTACTGGAGTAG